DNA from Musa acuminata AAA Group cultivar baxijiao chromosome BXJ1-5, Cavendish_Baxijiao_AAA, whole genome shotgun sequence:
acccctctctctctctctctctctctctctctctctctctctctctctctgcaatgAAGAGATGCCTTGTGCAGATTGGCTTTGGCATATTATTGTAGCAACATCAATGAGCAAGTTGTAGACTTGGAGAGAGAAATGTGGACATCTACTTGACAGATGACATGGTATGCTAATGTGTCTATGAACAGGCAATGCttgtatatatattatgttcATGATTTAGTAGGGGTATGAGATCCTTGCTGTTAAATGTTATCGATGCATATAAAGCAGAGGATTAGATGAACAAATTAGAGCTTCTTTTGTTGTGCACTACACTTGCACGTTTGATGTTTGCCTCCATTGCTCTTGCTATTATTGCAGAGAGTAGAAGCTTTATTCTGCTTTGCAGTCAGATCAAACCAATCTCTTCAGATTTTGATGCTGAGATGTGTGGTCGATGCACCTGTAGTGGCATGGCTCCAACCTCAGAAGGACTGTTTTGCTGAGAGGAACTCGGTGGACTTGCACTCTTGTTCATGATCAAGTTATTTGTTGTCAGATGCATAAACAATCACATGAATAAATCATTACAttacattataaatatatatatatatatatatatatatgtaaatcgcATATCCTTAAAGAATCACATGATTATTTAAATGTAGTAAATTGTACAAAAATAAGAAGTATCACTGTGTTTTGTCGATCGGCTTGAAGATCGGGCAGTGGGAATGAGCATAAGAAAAAGCCATATCATTACTGGAATCCAGTTCGTGAAATATGCTATATTTTACATGCAATGAGGAAAAATTAGGATGGTAACCAACATAACAGGTTCTAGTAGTTCAACAAAGAATACTTTAATCTCAAAACAATCTTCCCTTTCAAGATTCCGAGCTTCCCTCCGGTCACCAACCAATGCCCTGGTATATCATCTGAGCCCTTTTTCATCTCGGACAAATCCACAAACTTCATCAGCCTCCCCACATCTGAATCCGAGCTCGACTCGTCGGAGCTCGTCGATAGTCCACTCGGCAACCTCTTCAATTTGCCGACTAGGCCATCAGGGCTGTGGTCCCACAAGGATCTCCTTATCGTACACCCGGGCACTTTGGAATATAGAAGTTTCATGTACAAGACGTTCTTCGATCCAAAGTCCCAAACTCCAAGCTGAGCTCCAGTGACTACAAAGACACCGGAGAGATCACTAATGAAATTCTCGTGGTTCTCTATAGGAGCTGTGGTAACATGGGAGAAGTTCTTCCACTTTACAGGCTCAAACCATCGGCTGTCTTGCTCCTCCGGTCCCTTCCAATTGGGCGCGCCGATTGCGACATGTGTGTCCCAGTATGGCTGGAGGATCTTTGGAAGGGTGGCCAGATGCTGCACCCGAATGCATAATCGGTTCTGCTTCGCACCTTCTAAGCATAAACTTAGGCCGGTGACAGGCTTCCGGCTCACTGATACCTGCATGGATATTCAATCAATGTAACGAGAAAGAAAGATCAATTAAAGGCAGGGCTGATATGGGGAGAAATTTAATAACACAGTGCTCTGGTTCTTTACACCATTAAATTTCCAAATCATCTTAGCACGGCCGGAAAATTGAAAGGGTAATCCATAAATGTGAGCAAACTTCATGAATCAAATTTCTATATTATGGTGTAGGAGTTTTGCAACCAACTCTATCAACATTCAGCAAATTTATATAGCAAAAATATGGCTATAAATCCTTCTCATATACTGATTCTGAAAAATAATTGGCACAACAGCTTGGAAACTGTTACGAGATGTTTGGTGGACTATCATAATTGTTAATGTGTAAGAGACCAATTATAATTCaccgagtaaaaaaaaaaaatcagacaaGTAAAACAAAAAACTGGAAACCTTTGCACAAGACTTGCCCACTTAAATAATAAATGGGCAAAAAAGTCCACCTTTTATTTGACATTTCACATCGTCTATAATTCACCTGTTATTTAACTTTGATATGATTAAGCTTTTCGCAACCTCAGAAATACATTATTCAAGTTGGAAATCACACTTTTATATTTTACTCTCACGCAGAGCATTTTCCTGTCACCAGTTGATACTAAGTATCAAGGCAGCTTAAGATTCCATTTACATCCACCAAAGTGTAGATCCTGGTTCCTGATGTCCCAATTGTGTGCATAATGTATATCATGTAAGGCATACCTGTTCTTGGCTCACATATAACTTCTGTCCCATTATGCTAAACTGCAAAAAAGGGCAGACTGGCTCTTTTCTTTGATGTCCTGGAAATTCTTCTCGAACTGGGGCCCAGATCCTTGGGATTTGGAACTCAAGGAAATACCGTAGCTCCTCAATTGGAGGCTTATCTGTGAGAAATTGATATGAGAAATCAAACATGGGGATTATCCAGAGAAAGATTCCAAGAGAACATGTGAAGTAGCTCCATACATTCCAGATAAAGGTTAATGGCACGAACAAGGTGGTCCTTCCCAGGAATACTTTCTAGAAGAGAAGTAATGGGAAAGAAGGTCATTTCAATGACATCAGGTGCCGAAGGAACAGTTCTGGCCCAGTCAACATGGTTCTGTACTAGGTCATCCCCTCCCCTCCTCCTAAAAATGACAGTTACATCCTGCATCAGTAAGTGCATTAGTAGTGCCATTTGGTATTTCAAACCACCATCGCTAGTCTGCATGCATAGAAGATGAAAGAAAGTGTTTTTATATAATCTAAGCTCATCTTCATGTAAATTATGGAGTCGAAACATTATGATGCATGTTTATAACTTACTGATAAGGccaataattaaaattttgaaagccaggagaagaaaataaagaactgGACCTCTTGCGTTTTTGAAGTTTCAACCAAGTGATTTATAATTGGACAAGAGAAATTTCATCTTGTCAATAAAAATCTTTCAAGAATCCTTGCAGTTTGTGTGGCTAAATAGATCAGTATGTGGCATACTAAACGATTCTATACCATGACAATAGAAATGCAGGCACAAAACATAGGCAAACATCCTGAAATATGTATGCCATGCTGGTTATATGTTGAGAGCAAAAGGAACATCAATTAAAGTACCACGAAACAGAAAAAATATATACACTGCCTAAGCACCATGATTAACATTCAAAACAGTAACAGCAACCATAAATGCAAAAAGACAATTTTGGTTGGCACTACAATTAGACGTGACAATGAAAGAGAATAGGACTTACCTCTTTTGCACTGAGATACGGAGCACTAAGCGGTTGCGGGTATATCCCTTGACTGTTAAATATAAAAGGATCCACAGCCTGGAATAGGATCAAGTAAGAAATGATTTATCAGATTTGCAACAGCAAGATACTTTTTAATGATCATAGAAActttaatgaaaaagaaaaatactagCCTTTCCCTTCATTCTCATTGGACCTGAACTTGTACGGGTTTCAACTTCAGAGAATCTCTGATCTCCCGCATCCTGGATGTAATTCTTGATTTCTGTGATCGATAACGTCGATGAGATGTGCTGCTTCACATAAATCACATCCTTACCACCAACAGTAATTGACGTGATAACGTGAGTACCATAATTCTCAATAAATCTGTCAATCAATTAAAAGTTAAGAA
Protein-coding regions in this window:
- the LOC135673360 gene encoding MACPF domain-containing protein CAD1-like isoform X1, coding for MSARMEDDPALTAVKNSIRALGRGFDANCDTRLLYCKGAAGSRVVEVDEQHARDLLIGDGLVVPNVSRDVKCTLESPRRESVGACGFYEMAEHFNTKALLSGNIPLGKFNSAFSFSGSKKIDAAATKSLAMDGKYIPLCKVQLTKHPSLLRDNVRAAVPRSWEPLSLARFIENYGTHVITSITVGGKDVIYVKQHISSTLSITEIKNYIQDAGDQRFSEVETRTSSGPMRMKGKAVDPFIFNSQGIYPQPLSAPYLSAKEDVTVIFRRRGGDDLVQNHVDWARTVPSAPDVIEMTFFPITSLLESIPGKDHLVRAINLYLEYKPPIEELRYFLEFQIPRIWAPVREEFPGHQRKEPVCPFLQFSIMGQKLYVSQEQVSVSRKPVTGLSLCLEGAKQNRLCIRVQHLATLPKILQPYWDTHVAIGAPNWKGPEEQDSRWFEPVKWKNFSHVTTAPIENHENFISDLSGVFVVTGAQLGVWDFGSKNVLYMKLLYSKVPGCTIRRSLWDHSPDGLVGKLKRLPSGLSTSSDESSSDSDVGRLMKFVDLSEMKKGSDDIPGHWLVTGGKLGILKGKIVLRLKYSLLNY
- the LOC135673360 gene encoding MACPF domain-containing protein CAD1-like isoform X2 gives rise to the protein MEDDPALTAVKNSIRALGRGFDANCDTRLLYCKGAAGSRVVEVDEQHARDLLIGDGLVVPNVSRDVKCTLESPRRESVGACGFYEMAEHFNTKALLSGNIPLGKFNSAFSFSGSKKIDAAATKSLAMDGKYIPLCKVQLTKHPSLLRDNVRAAVPRSWEPLSLARFIENYGTHVITSITVGGKDVIYVKQHISSTLSITEIKNYIQDAGDQRFSEVETRTSSGPMRMKGKAVDPFIFNSQGIYPQPLSAPYLSAKEDVTVIFRRRGGDDLVQNHVDWARTVPSAPDVIEMTFFPITSLLESIPGKDHLVRAINLYLEYKPPIEELRYFLEFQIPRIWAPVREEFPGHQRKEPVCPFLQFSIMGQKLYVSQEQVSVSRKPVTGLSLCLEGAKQNRLCIRVQHLATLPKILQPYWDTHVAIGAPNWKGPEEQDSRWFEPVKWKNFSHVTTAPIENHENFISDLSGVFVVTGAQLGVWDFGSKNVLYMKLLYSKVPGCTIRRSLWDHSPDGLVGKLKRLPSGLSTSSDESSSDSDVGRLMKFVDLSEMKKGSDDIPGHWLVTGGKLGILKGKIVLRLKYSLLNY